A section of the Humulus lupulus chromosome 2, drHumLupu1.1, whole genome shotgun sequence genome encodes:
- the LOC133814606 gene encoding uncharacterized protein LOC133814606, which produces MILGGSSVGVRVRCGKSSIDLNRETSSTSVSETQPEHHVEGLENVVLHNEDESSHKCKVKWSKEATILLISGWLNTSKDAIVGNDQTSANFWTRIAEYYNTNKKCEQTRSGKQWKDHHWNNMNQKMEEPKWNTLYQPKCGKRTNVLESGAYTSSSNADISDDDVREVCPTGQKKL; this is translated from the exons ATGATTCTTGGAGGAAGCTCTGTGGGAGTTAGG GTCAGGTGTGGAAAGTCTAGTATTGATTTGAATCGTGAAACGTCATCAACATCTGTCTCTGAAACCCAACCTGAACATCATGTTGAAGGGTTGGAAAATGTAGTTCTACACAATGAAGATGAATCAAGCCATAAATGTAAAGTCAAATGGAGCAAGGAAGCAACTATACTTCTCATAAGTGGATGGCTTAATACATCTAAGGATGCCATCGTGGGGAATGACCAAACTTCTGCAAATTTCTGGACTCGGATCGCAGAATACTACAACACAAACAAAAAATGTGAGCAAACAAGATCTGGAAAGCAATGGAAAGACCATCATTGGAACAATATGAATCAAAAGATG GAAGAGCCAAAATGGAATACACTGTACCAACCAAAATGTGGTAAGAGAACAAATGTGTTAGAATCAGGGGCATATACTTCATCTTCCAATGCAGACATCAGTGATGATGATGTACGTGAAGTGTGCCCTACTGGCCAAAAG AAGTTGTAA
- the LOC133818342 gene encoding protein NOI4-like — MADKGRPLPKFGEWDVNDPASAEGFTVIFNKARNEKKTGGKPESPSKDDPTFKHEAVLGKPQSKKWFCCLRAES; from the exons ATGGCG GACAAAGGTAGACCACTGCCAAAGTTTGGTGAATGGGATGTCAATGACCCAGCATCAGCTGAGGGATTCACTGTAATCTTTAACAAGGCTAGGAATGAAAAAAAGACAGGTGGAAAACCCGAATCACCATCTAAGGATGACCCCACCTTCAAGCATGAAGCAGTTCTCGGAAAACCTCAATCT AAGAAATGGTTTTGCTGCTTGCGTGCGGAATCGTGA